A single Micromonospora luteifusca DNA region contains:
- a CDS encoding carbohydrate ABC transporter permease, with protein sequence MTATVSTTSVTPTRRRRRSARLSPLLVAFVLVPFAVESVWVFWPALQGFWFSLTRWDGMSPPTFVGTDNYVELAGDATFRGALLNTVIWLVLFGGLSVLGGFGMALVLQKERRGVGFYRAALFTPVVFSLVVTALVWRVFYQPDGIADTLLRAVGLEQLIRPWLADPQTALYAVILPALWRQIGYVMVLFLAGLKAIDPALHEAARMDGANAWQRLRHVTIPQLKGVNAVVLSVIVIDSLRSFDIVWSLTKGGPYHSSELLSTYMYSTAFQSLRLGYASAIAVVIFVLALAVILGYLVRAFREEA encoded by the coding sequence GTGACAGCAACAGTCTCCACGACTTCGGTCACACCCACCCGGCGGCGGCGACGGTCTGCTCGACTGTCGCCGCTGCTGGTGGCGTTCGTCCTGGTGCCGTTCGCGGTCGAAAGCGTCTGGGTCTTCTGGCCGGCGCTCCAGGGTTTCTGGTTCTCCCTGACCCGCTGGGACGGGATGTCGCCGCCGACCTTCGTCGGCACGGACAACTACGTCGAACTGGCCGGCGACGCCACCTTCCGGGGTGCGCTGCTCAACACGGTGATCTGGCTGGTGCTCTTCGGTGGGCTCTCCGTGCTGGGCGGTTTCGGCATGGCGTTGGTCCTGCAGAAGGAGCGGCGCGGGGTCGGCTTCTACCGGGCCGCCCTGTTCACCCCGGTGGTCTTCTCCCTGGTGGTGACGGCGCTGGTCTGGCGGGTGTTCTACCAGCCCGACGGCATCGCCGACACGCTGCTGCGGGCCGTTGGCCTGGAGCAGCTGATCCGGCCCTGGCTCGCCGACCCGCAGACCGCCCTGTACGCGGTGATCCTGCCCGCCCTGTGGCGGCAGATCGGTTACGTGATGGTGCTGTTCCTGGCCGGGTTGAAGGCGATCGACCCGGCGCTGCACGAGGCGGCCCGGATGGACGGCGCCAACGCCTGGCAGCGGCTGCGGCACGTCACCATCCCCCAGCTGAAGGGGGTCAACGCCGTCGTGCTGTCGGTCATCGTGATCGACTCACTGCGCTCGTTCGACATCGTCTGGTCGCTGACCAAGGGTGGGCCGTACCACTCCTCGGAGCTGCTCAGCACCTACATGTACTCGACCGCGTTCCAGAGCCTGCGGCTGGGCTACGCCTCCGCGATCGCCGTCGTGATCTTCGTGCTCGCGCTGGCCGTCATCCTCGGCTACCTGGTTCGCGCGTTCCGGGAGGAAGCGTGA
- a CDS encoding SDR family NAD(P)-dependent oxidoreductase: MDQPMRRLEGRNALVTGAMGGIGAATARRLAAEGAAVALLDVHDPTPLADELTARGGRALSVMGDVSEESDWASAVSTVRASLGPIDILVSNAYAVQVAPAHETSRQSWDHQLGVSLTGSFLGVRACLDDLRARSGAVVLISSVHALVGLPGRPAYAAAKGGLVALGRQLAVEYGPQVRVNTVLPGPILTGAWADVSEEDRERSVAETVAKRFGTPDEVASTVAFLASSDAAYITGASLVVDGGWTAVKASA; encoded by the coding sequence GTGGATCAGCCTATGCGCCGGCTCGAAGGCAGGAACGCGCTGGTCACCGGTGCGATGGGCGGGATCGGTGCCGCCACGGCCCGGCGGCTCGCCGCCGAAGGGGCGGCGGTCGCACTGCTCGACGTGCACGACCCGACCCCGCTGGCCGACGAACTGACCGCCCGTGGCGGACGAGCACTGTCCGTAATGGGCGATGTCAGCGAAGAGAGTGACTGGGCGAGTGCGGTGTCGACCGTCCGCGCCAGCCTCGGCCCGATCGACATCCTGGTCAGCAACGCGTACGCCGTGCAGGTCGCCCCGGCCCACGAGACCAGCCGGCAGTCCTGGGACCACCAGCTCGGCGTCAGCCTCACCGGCTCGTTCCTCGGCGTCCGCGCCTGCCTGGACGACCTGCGGGCCCGCTCGGGCGCGGTCGTGCTGATCTCCTCGGTGCACGCGCTGGTCGGGTTGCCCGGCCGGCCCGCGTACGCTGCCGCCAAGGGCGGCCTGGTCGCGCTCGGCCGCCAACTCGCCGTGGAGTACGGCCCCCAGGTGCGCGTCAACACCGTGCTGCCCGGGCCCATCCTCACCGGCGCCTGGGCAGACGTGTCCGAAGAGGACCGGGAACGCAGCGTCGCGGAGACTGTCGCGAAGCGCTTCGGCACACCGGACGAAGTGGCCTCGACGGTCGCCTTCCTCGCCTCATCGGACGCCGCCTACATCACCGGCGCGAGCCTCGTGGTGGACGGCGGTTGGACAGCGGTGAAAGCCTCGGCCTGA
- a CDS encoding FadR/GntR family transcriptional regulator: protein MAQYARRGIHGQTVEAIARRILTGEIAAGATLNIAALQEEFDVSLTALREALKVLSAKGIVDARQKRGTFVRPRADWNLLDGDVIRWQFAEGTDQRLLDQLHEVRAIIEPAAARLAATRATEDDVAALDGALAEMAEAVGDPAAAVAADLAFHRALLTATHNELLERMEVVMETGLAERDRLVHGGAAHDDPVPSHRAVVDALRERNETAAETAMRELLDKAVRDVAKVRGQRGSQ, encoded by the coding sequence TTGGCACAGTACGCACGCCGCGGCATCCACGGGCAGACCGTCGAGGCGATCGCCCGTCGCATCCTCACCGGTGAGATCGCCGCCGGCGCGACCCTGAACATCGCCGCGTTGCAGGAGGAGTTCGACGTCAGCCTGACGGCGCTACGCGAGGCGCTGAAGGTCCTCTCGGCCAAGGGCATCGTCGACGCCCGGCAGAAACGCGGCACCTTCGTCCGACCCCGCGCCGATTGGAACCTGCTCGACGGTGACGTGATCCGCTGGCAGTTCGCCGAGGGCACCGACCAGCGGCTGCTCGACCAACTGCACGAGGTACGCGCCATCATCGAGCCGGCCGCCGCACGCCTGGCCGCCACCCGTGCGACCGAGGACGACGTGGCCGCGCTCGACGGGGCACTGGCCGAGATGGCCGAGGCCGTCGGTGATCCCGCCGCCGCCGTCGCCGCCGACCTCGCCTTCCACCGCGCGCTGCTCACCGCCACCCACAACGAGTTGTTGGAGCGGATGGAGGTCGTGATGGAGACCGGGCTCGCCGAACGGGACCGGCTGGTGCACGGCGGCGCCGCGCACGACGACCCGGTGCCCAGCCACCGTGCCGTCGTCGACGCGCTGCGCGAGCGGAACGAGACAGCGGCCGAGACCGCCATGCGTGAGTTGCTGGACAAGGCCGTCCGGGACGTCGCGAAGGTACGGGGACAGAGGGGCAGTCAGTGA
- a CDS encoding carbohydrate ABC transporter permease → MNKLRTGAFHTSMILLSLLWLGPVLWVVVMSTRSFDDIAAHGVGSLPQSFTLDTYRQAWTDGGELRALINSMLVTVPSVALSLCLAAMAAFALSRFRIPGRRTVLLLMLAGNLLPPQILLIPVAKFSELTGLYDTLWALIAVQVGFGLGFYTFVLHGFMRDLPGEIQEAATIDGAGTAQIFTRVMLPLTRPALAALGALSFTWIFNDLLWAITVLRTDDNMPVTPALLGLQGQFVSSWNVIAAGTVIAAVPTVAVFLRFQRHFVSGLALGAVK, encoded by the coding sequence ATGAACAAGCTCCGCACCGGCGCCTTCCACACCAGCATGATCCTGCTCTCGCTGCTCTGGCTGGGCCCGGTGCTCTGGGTCGTGGTGATGTCCACCCGATCGTTCGACGACATCGCCGCGCACGGCGTGGGCAGCCTGCCCCAGTCGTTCACCCTGGACACCTACCGGCAGGCCTGGACCGACGGCGGCGAACTGCGCGCCTTGATCAACAGCATGCTGGTCACGGTCCCGTCGGTGGCGTTGAGCCTGTGTCTGGCCGCGATGGCCGCGTTCGCGCTGAGTCGCTTCCGGATCCCCGGCCGGCGGACCGTCCTGCTGCTGATGCTCGCCGGCAACCTGCTGCCGCCGCAGATCCTGCTCATCCCGGTAGCCAAGTTCAGCGAGCTGACCGGCCTCTACGACACGCTCTGGGCGTTGATCGCGGTGCAGGTCGGCTTCGGGCTCGGCTTCTACACCTTCGTCCTGCACGGCTTCATGCGGGACCTGCCGGGCGAGATCCAGGAGGCGGCAACGATCGACGGTGCCGGCACAGCGCAGATCTTCACCCGGGTCATGCTGCCGCTGACCCGGCCCGCGCTGGCCGCCCTCGGGGCGCTCTCCTTCACCTGGATCTTCAACGATCTGCTCTGGGCGATCACCGTGCTGCGCACCGACGACAACATGCCGGTCACCCCGGCGCTGCTCGGCCTCCAGGGGCAGTTCGTCTCGTCCTGGAACGTGATCGCCGCCGGCACGGTCATCGCGGCCGTCCCCACCGTCGCGGTCTTCCTGCGCTTCCAGCGGCACTTCGTCTCCGGCCTGGCACTCGGAGCGGTCAAGTGA
- a CDS encoding alpha-galactosidase → MTAATPQRWTLLGVHTEYTVTVPAHGRWLELVAWGPHGVSDGPSPVAYDGPVPFLTAGDGAPIEYATDADRPFTGADLVIETSTGERRIGFVHTDVRVDADGQELAVDFADPLTGLRATVHYRVPAGTDVVQRWVELTNDGTGPLRIVRAGSGGFCVPTPHGALLSHQWGQWAQEFQLSHVDLGHGTFSIGSSQGVPGHLHVPWLAVRDTAEPTGAAWGMALAWTGSWEISAERDTGGLTRVRAGRHLADGPLELAAGARLTLPVITGAYSADGLDGLARVWHTHQRLLAGRRLTPRPVLYNSWEATYFAVEAESQLALARIAAELGVETFVVDDGWFVGRNDDTAGLGDWTPDPAKFPAGFDAFIADVRALGLNFGLWVEPECVNPKSTLYAEHPEWVYSVDGRPLTPVRNQYLLDLGRPEVAEFVHSTVDGLLRRYDIDYLKWDFNRPRTEPGRPGGGGPLDLDGAHVANLHRIYEQLRRDHPGVLIEACAGGGGRTDLAMAARADVFWPSDNTGPLDRLAIQYGFLHANAPHLLSSWVTDAPGLFDPRPRSLAFRFVLAMAGVLGVGADIRAWTPAERAEAAGWIARYKEIRDVVTHGEVHLIGGPDQARCAVQYTAPDESQVVVLAWHTGRLDGAGLLPSRPVRLPLRGLDPAARYRHGDRHYSGSHLGSFGLPVQWSPTHDADLIVLTRD, encoded by the coding sequence GTGACCGCCGCGACGCCACAGCGCTGGACGCTGCTTGGCGTGCACACCGAGTACACCGTCACCGTCCCGGCCCACGGCCGCTGGCTCGAGCTGGTCGCGTGGGGGCCGCACGGCGTCTCCGACGGTCCGTCGCCGGTCGCCTACGACGGCCCGGTGCCGTTCCTCACCGCCGGGGACGGCGCCCCGATCGAGTACGCCACCGACGCCGATCGCCCGTTCACCGGTGCCGACCTGGTGATCGAAACCTCCACCGGGGAGCGCCGGATCGGCTTCGTCCACACCGACGTGCGGGTCGACGCCGACGGGCAGGAGTTGGCCGTCGACTTCGCCGATCCGCTGACCGGGCTGCGCGCCACCGTGCACTACCGGGTCCCCGCCGGCACCGACGTGGTGCAGCGGTGGGTCGAGCTGACCAACGACGGCACCGGCCCGCTGCGGATCGTCCGGGCCGGATCGGGCGGGTTCTGCGTACCGACGCCGCACGGCGCGCTGCTCAGCCACCAGTGGGGGCAGTGGGCGCAGGAGTTCCAGCTCTCCCACGTCGACCTGGGTCACGGCACGTTCAGCATCGGCAGCTCCCAGGGCGTACCCGGGCACCTGCACGTGCCCTGGCTGGCCGTGCGGGACACCGCCGAGCCGACCGGGGCGGCCTGGGGGATGGCGCTGGCCTGGACCGGTTCATGGGAGATCAGCGCCGAGCGGGACACCGGTGGCCTGACCCGGGTACGGGCCGGCCGTCACCTGGCCGACGGCCCGCTCGAGCTGGCCGCGGGAGCGCGGCTGACCCTGCCGGTGATCACCGGGGCGTACAGCGCGGACGGCCTGGACGGGCTGGCCCGGGTCTGGCACACCCACCAGCGGTTGCTCGCAGGTAGGCGCCTCACCCCGCGCCCGGTGCTCTACAACTCCTGGGAGGCCACCTACTTCGCGGTCGAGGCGGAGAGTCAGCTCGCGCTGGCCCGGATCGCCGCCGAGCTGGGTGTGGAGACGTTCGTCGTGGACGACGGCTGGTTCGTCGGCCGCAACGACGACACCGCCGGCCTCGGCGACTGGACGCCCGATCCGGCGAAGTTCCCGGCCGGGTTCGACGCTTTCATCGCCGACGTCCGGGCGCTCGGGCTGAACTTCGGGCTCTGGGTCGAGCCGGAGTGCGTCAACCCGAAGTCGACCCTCTACGCGGAGCACCCCGAGTGGGTCTACTCCGTCGACGGTCGGCCGCTCACCCCTGTACGCAACCAGTACCTGCTCGACCTGGGCCGACCGGAGGTAGCCGAATTCGTCCACTCCACTGTGGATGGTCTGCTGCGCCGGTACGACATCGACTACCTGAAGTGGGACTTCAACCGGCCGCGTACCGAGCCGGGGCGGCCGGGCGGGGGCGGGCCGCTCGACCTGGACGGCGCGCACGTCGCCAACCTGCACCGGATCTACGAGCAGCTGCGCCGGGACCACCCCGGGGTGCTGATCGAGGCGTGTGCCGGCGGCGGCGGGCGGACCGACCTGGCGATGGCCGCCCGGGCCGACGTCTTCTGGCCCAGCGACAACACCGGCCCGTTGGACCGGCTGGCCATCCAGTACGGCTTCCTGCACGCCAACGCCCCGCACCTGCTCAGCTCCTGGGTCACCGACGCGCCCGGCCTGTTCGACCCCCGCCCCCGCTCGCTGGCGTTCCGGTTCGTCCTCGCGATGGCCGGCGTGCTCGGCGTCGGCGCGGACATCCGGGCCTGGACCCCCGCCGAGCGGGCCGAGGCGGCTGGCTGGATCGCCCGCTACAAGGAGATCCGGGACGTCGTCACGCACGGCGAAGTGCACCTGATCGGCGGTCCCGACCAGGCCCGCTGCGCCGTGCAGTACACCGCGCCGGACGAGAGCCAAGTGGTCGTGCTGGCCTGGCACACCGGCCGGCTCGACGGTGCCGGCCTGCTGCCGTCCCGCCCGGTCCGGCTGCCACTGCGCGGCCTCGATCCGGCGGCCCGTTACCGGCACGGCGACCGGCACTACTCCGGCAGCCACCTCGGTTCGTTCGGCCTGCCCGTGCAGTGGAGCCCGACCCACGACGCCGACCTCATCGTGCTGACCCGCGACTGA
- a CDS encoding bifunctional 4-hydroxy-2-oxoglutarate aldolase/2-dehydro-3-deoxy-phosphogluconate aldolase, which translates to MNLLDELRTHRLLAIVRGPDPAAALTAVLTLAESGVALVEVSLTSADALGVIRRARAALGPDYALGAGTVLSADDARAAADAGAGFLVTPALAPSLAEAGRLGLPVLAGALTPTEVVQANSDGATAVKLFPASLGGPDYLGALRDPFPGTAFVPVGGVDADGARRYLDRGAVAVGVGSPLLGDAVRGGDPAALRERAAAFLTAVRQ; encoded by the coding sequence ATGAACCTGCTCGACGAGCTGCGTACCCATCGACTGCTGGCCATCGTGCGCGGACCGGACCCGGCCGCCGCGCTGACCGCCGTGCTCACCCTGGCCGAGAGCGGCGTGGCGCTGGTCGAGGTCTCGCTGACCAGCGCCGACGCGCTCGGCGTCATCCGACGCGCCCGAGCCGCCCTCGGGCCTGACTACGCCCTGGGCGCGGGCACCGTGCTCAGCGCCGACGATGCCCGCGCCGCAGCCGACGCGGGCGCCGGCTTCCTGGTCACCCCGGCGCTCGCACCGAGCCTCGCCGAGGCCGGTCGACTCGGGCTGCCGGTGCTCGCCGGCGCGCTCACCCCGACCGAGGTGGTGCAGGCCAACAGCGACGGGGCCACCGCGGTCAAGCTCTTCCCGGCCTCCCTCGGTGGGCCCGACTACCTCGGCGCGCTGCGCGACCCGTTCCCCGGCACCGCGTTCGTGCCGGTCGGTGGGGTCGACGCGGACGGCGCCCGGCGTTACCTCGACCGGGGAGCGGTGGCCGTCGGCGTCGGCTCCCCGCTGCTGGGCGACGCCGTCCGCGGCGGTGACCCGGCGGCGCTGCGTGAGCGCGCCGCGGCCTTCCTCACGGCGGTCCGGCAGTGA
- the dgoD gene encoding galactonate dehydratase → MKIERIETFLVAPRWLFCRVETDDGLVGWGEPVVEGRAEVVRSAVEVLSEYLIGADPLRIEQHWQVLTKGGFYRGGPILSSAVAGLDQALWDIAGQAYGAPVHALLGGPVRDRVRVYSWIGGDEPDEVADAAAAQVAAGLTGVKMNACGRLSPIPTSAEVDEVVSRVAAAREVLGPDRDIALDFHGRAGLAAVRRILPELVPLRPFFVEEPLLPDQAHHLRDIVASTPIPVATGERLYGRSEFLGPLQAGVAVVQPDLSHAGGISEVRRIAALAETYGALLAPHCPLGPISLAASLQVAFATPNFLIQEQSIGIHYNAGSELLDYLVDPEPFRFVDGHMARLDRPGLGITVDEAAVRKAAQTPHAWRNPIWQHADGSFAEW, encoded by the coding sequence GTGAAGATCGAGCGGATCGAGACCTTCCTCGTCGCACCACGGTGGTTGTTCTGCCGGGTGGAGACCGACGACGGGCTGGTCGGGTGGGGTGAACCGGTGGTGGAGGGGCGCGCCGAAGTGGTGCGCAGTGCCGTCGAGGTGCTCTCCGAATACCTGATCGGTGCGGATCCACTTCGCATCGAACAGCACTGGCAGGTGCTCACCAAGGGCGGCTTCTACCGGGGCGGCCCGATCCTCTCCAGCGCCGTGGCGGGCCTCGACCAGGCGCTCTGGGACATCGCCGGGCAGGCGTACGGAGCGCCGGTGCACGCGCTACTCGGCGGGCCGGTGCGCGACCGCGTACGGGTCTACTCCTGGATCGGCGGGGACGAGCCCGACGAGGTGGCCGACGCCGCCGCCGCGCAGGTCGCCGCCGGTCTCACCGGCGTCAAGATGAACGCCTGCGGGCGGCTCTCCCCCATCCCCACCTCCGCCGAGGTGGACGAGGTCGTCAGCCGGGTGGCCGCCGCCCGGGAGGTGCTCGGCCCCGACCGGGACATCGCACTGGACTTCCACGGTCGGGCCGGCCTGGCCGCGGTACGCCGGATCCTGCCCGAACTGGTTCCGCTGCGACCGTTCTTCGTGGAAGAGCCGCTCCTACCCGACCAGGCTCACCACCTGCGCGACATCGTCGCCAGCACGCCGATCCCGGTGGCCACCGGCGAGCGGCTCTACGGTCGCTCCGAGTTCCTCGGCCCGTTGCAGGCCGGCGTCGCCGTGGTGCAGCCGGACCTGTCGCACGCCGGTGGGATCTCCGAGGTCCGCCGGATCGCGGCGCTGGCCGAGACGTACGGAGCGCTGCTCGCCCCGCACTGCCCGCTCGGCCCGATCTCGCTGGCGGCCAGCCTCCAGGTGGCCTTCGCGACGCCGAACTTCCTGATCCAGGAACAGAGCATCGGCATCCACTACAACGCCGGGTCCGAACTGCTGGACTACCTGGTCGACCCGGAGCCGTTCCGGTTCGTCGACGGGCACATGGCCCGCCTCGACCGGCCCGGCCTGGGCATCACCGTGGACGAGGCGGCGGTTCGGAAGGCCGCGCAGACCCCGCATGCCTGGCGCAACCCGATCTGGCAGCACGCCGACGGGTCGTTCGCGGAATGGTGA
- a CDS encoding ABC transporter substrate-binding protein, translating to MSDFDPGRRRFLGHLGLAGLGALGASSFLSACASSASGPTTSNGSGAVTIQSNLSSPQAKEAMEKLIANFNAQGKGTASLNTIASETFRTQLPTYLTSANPPDLYTWYAGSVANDYASKNLLLDVSDVWKSMGDYPQSLRTLSTEASGKQIFMPMNNYWWGFFYRKSNFAKWGVQEPKTWTEFLALCETLKSKGVPPIGIGLGDTPWVASAWFDYLNIRINGAPFHRELLAGKQRFDDPKVKAVFTRWREALPYFDPKGKAYPFQEATTALLAGKTGMFLIGTFFADAAPKDALGDLDFFRFPIIDPEVPLAEEAPTDGFFASAKTANPTGTKALLTYLSGVEAQEAYVKASSGIVLPANPKAKASDSPLVVKGKAMLDEAKELTQFFNRDSSDALQPTADTALTKFLDKPDQIDAILREWQAGAEKVFKG from the coding sequence GTGAGCGACTTCGACCCCGGTCGCCGGCGATTCCTTGGCCACCTTGGGCTCGCCGGCCTGGGTGCGCTCGGCGCCAGCTCGTTCCTCAGCGCGTGCGCCAGCTCCGCAAGCGGACCGACCACGAGCAACGGCTCTGGCGCGGTCACCATCCAGTCGAACCTCTCCTCGCCGCAGGCCAAGGAGGCGATGGAGAAGCTGATCGCGAACTTCAACGCCCAGGGCAAGGGCACGGCGAGCCTCAACACGATCGCCTCGGAGACCTTCCGGACGCAGCTCCCGACGTACCTGACCTCGGCGAACCCGCCGGACCTCTACACCTGGTACGCGGGCTCGGTCGCCAACGACTACGCCAGCAAGAACCTGCTGCTGGACGTCTCCGACGTGTGGAAGTCGATGGGCGACTACCCCCAGTCGCTGCGCACCCTGTCCACCGAAGCCAGCGGCAAGCAGATCTTCATGCCGATGAACAACTACTGGTGGGGCTTCTTCTACCGCAAGTCCAACTTTGCCAAGTGGGGCGTGCAGGAGCCGAAGACCTGGACCGAATTCCTGGCCCTGTGCGAGACGCTGAAGAGCAAGGGCGTTCCGCCGATCGGCATCGGTCTCGGCGACACCCCGTGGGTGGCCTCGGCCTGGTTCGACTACCTGAACATCCGGATCAACGGCGCGCCGTTCCACCGCGAGCTGCTCGCCGGCAAGCAGCGCTTCGACGACCCCAAGGTCAAGGCGGTCTTCACCCGCTGGCGCGAGGCGCTGCCCTACTTCGACCCCAAGGGCAAGGCGTACCCGTTCCAGGAGGCGACCACCGCGTTGCTGGCCGGCAAGACCGGCATGTTCCTGATCGGCACGTTCTTCGCCGACGCGGCACCCAAGGACGCTCTCGGCGACCTGGACTTCTTCCGGTTCCCGATCATCGACCCGGAAGTGCCACTGGCCGAGGAGGCCCCGACGGACGGCTTCTTCGCGAGCGCGAAGACCGCCAACCCGACCGGCACCAAGGCCCTGCTGACGTACCTCTCCGGGGTCGAGGCCCAGGAGGCGTACGTCAAGGCCAGCTCCGGCATCGTGCTGCCGGCCAACCCCAAGGCCAAGGCCTCCGACTCGCCGCTGGTCGTCAAGGGCAAGGCGATGCTGGACGAGGCCAAGGAGCTGACCCAGTTCTTCAACCGCGACTCGAGCGACGCACTCCAGCCGACCGCGGACACCGCGCTGACCAAGTTCCTCGACAAGCCGGACCAGATCGACGCGATCCTGCGGGAGTGGCAGGCCGGCGCCGAGAAGGTCTTCAAGGGCTGA